The sequence GAATGGCTCCAACGCTGGCATACGGAAGATTACAAGAAAGCCCGCGCCCAGGGAGAAATTCCCCTTCCTTTGGCAGTCATCTATTGGGGAAACCAAACCCAAACCGATCTGGATACACTCCAGCATATTGCCGGACAGGGGATACCACTCTTTCCCATCGTCAGCAAAAATGATAAAGATACCATTAAAGAAGAACTTCCTGTCGTGTGCCAGGATTTTCAATGCACCTTTCAGGATCAGCCGGATTGGCGGGCGCGTCTGGCCAACAGTATCCTGGAATCCCTCTCCCTGCTGCGTGACCGGCGCCGGGTCTTTATCAGTTACAAGCGGGACGAGGCATCCGCCGTAGCCCATCAACTTTTCGACGCCTTGAACGGCGTCGGCTACCGACCCTTTCTCGATACCGCCGAGATCACCCCTGGCAAGGCTTTCCAACCACTCCTCATGCAGCAACTGGTGGATTCCGACCTGTTGATCCTGTTGGATTCTCCCGGCATCTCCCAGAGCGATTGGGTCAAAAAAGAGTTGGACCAGGCCGAGGACCAGAGCATTGACATCCTGTACATGATATGGCCGAATAAAATAACGGCTTCACCAGAAAGGAAAATCAGGGAATCTCTTGCTCTTGGAACACAGGATTTTGTCGGCGATACAACCAAAAATGTTCAGTTGCATCCCGGCACCTTGGCTCGCATTCTCACACAGGTAGAAAAAATGCGCGCCCGAACCGTAGGTCGCCGCATGGTCTCTTTGCAAAACCATTGTCGTGACGCAGCCGCCGCAAGCGGTTTGACCGCCCTGTTTCAACCCGATGGATTGATGTTGCAAAAAAATGGCGCTCCCCGCGCATGGCTGCGTGTGATCGTCGGCATTCCCGGCAGTCGGGATTTTCATGCGTTGCACCAATCCCTGCCCAAATTGCCTGTCAAAATGACGGCCATGTATTATAATGGATCCGGAATTGATTCTGATTGGAAAGCACATTTGCAATGGCTCAATCAGGAATTACCGGATTATTCCCTGGATGAAAATACGCTGCCTGACTGGTTGGGATGTGTGCCATGAAACAGGCGATTTTTCTCTCTGCCAGTATTCCCGACCCCCAGCGCAAACCTGAATACGCCGATTGCGATCCCATGGCCTTTCGCGATGCAATCATTGCCTTGGCTACGGAAACCGCCCGTCGTCACATTCCCCTGGTCTTTGGCGGTCATCCCTCCATCACCGCCTTGCTGGCCCGCTGGGCAGAACGCAAGGGGCAGGTCAACCACGTCGAGCTGTACCAGTCACGTTACTTTGAAAAGGAGTTCCCCCCGGAAGTGCGTACTTTCCCCAGACTGCACCTTGTGGACCGGGTTGCAGGAGACCTTCAGGCCAACCTGACCCACTTTCGTCAGGTCATGCTCCAGGAAAACCCCATCGCGCTGGGGGTATTCATGGGTGGCATGGATGGTCTGCAAGAAGAACTGGATCTCCTGCGCCAGCATTACCCCGAGGCCGTGACCATGCCCCTGATGCATCTTGGCGGACAAACCCGCGATATTTTTTCCCTGGATACCTTGCATCCACTTGTGCAAGAGGCCAACGCCGCCTATTTTTCTCCAAGTGGACGTTTTGCGCATGTTCTCAATAAAATATGGGAAAAATAAGCACGATACTGCTGAATTCAGTTTGCATCATAAAGGTTCGTATCACAAAGCAAACAACACAATCCAGGTCGAAACCGGTTCGCCTGGATTGCGTTGAGTTTTATCGGGATCATTTTTGGGAAAGAATGCGTGACGCCTG is a genomic window of Magnetococcales bacterium containing:
- a CDS encoding toll/interleukin-1 receptor domain-containing protein encodes the protein MMNKGYRILFLGANKPESQALWQLLAQQVQELGINPDEWLQRWHTEDYKKARAQGEIPLPLAVIYWGNQTQTDLDTLQHIAGQGIPLFPIVSKNDKDTIKEELPVVCQDFQCTFQDQPDWRARLANSILESLSLLRDRRRVFISYKRDEASAVAHQLFDALNGVGYRPFLDTAEITPGKAFQPLLMQQLVDSDLLILLDSPGISQSDWVKKELDQAEDQSIDILYMIWPNKITASPERKIRESLALGTQDFVGDTTKNVQLHPGTLARILTQVEKMRARTVGRRMVSLQNHCRDAAAASGLTALFQPDGLMLQKNGAPRAWLRVIVGIPGSRDFHALHQSLPKLPVKMTAMYYNGSGIDSDWKAHLQWLNQELPDYSLDENTLPDWLGCVP